Below is a window of candidate division KSB1 bacterium DNA.
TTCCGTACTTTTCATCGACAGGACATGATCAATTTTTTTGATATCCGCGTTGATCACCCCGGATTTTATGAGTTCGCCTTTGATTTCATCGATGGTTGCTGTCCCCCTAAAATCGGAGTTCATACTTAAATAAACACCATCATTTTTGAACTCAAATTTCAATTGTTTGATATAAAGATTTGCCATAATCTTACCCTACTCCAATCGCCATCATTTAATTCCTTCAAAATTCCGCATTAGTCTATTTGCTGACGGACTCTTATTTATTCTCTTCATAATCAAGCACAATCTGAGTTGATTTACCGCATGGGCAATTCACTTTAATAATTTTAATAAAATCACCTTCTCGTTGAATCTCAACTGTTGAATTCTCGGAATGAGAATTTTCTTTTATCACATTACTGGGGCTAGTTAGAGAAATAAAATTCGCTTTAATCAAGTTTTTACTTTTTCTATTCGGAACTATTTTTTTAATCGCTACTGTTTGAGCGGATAAGTCAATAAATTGATCTGATTTCATTTACTATGGATCCCATATCTCGATTTGAGTATTCCCATAATAGTATATGCAAAGCCTATACCAGAAAAACAAAAAGAGAATAATTTTTCTATTTATTAATTATTTGTCTACATTAAGCTTATTGAATTTCAATAAGTTTCCAAGTTTTTATGATGGTGACTATTTTGACAATTAATATAATTAGTTTATCGGCATAATTTGCCTATTATTCAATAAAACCGGCAACTTTTTTACCATTGGGTAAAAAACTACCATTTGAATAATTTTCTTAAAGGAGCAGAAGGTTGAAACCGGCAGTATTGGAGGCTACGAGCTTACTTAAATATGATAGATCAGGTTCGTTCGATGTGTATTTTTTGTTATTCTAAACAGCAAAATATTCTTGTAAACTTTTAACATTAAAATCAGATTGTTTTAAAGCGGTAATCCCTTCTACGACTGCGTTCGCAGCAGATAAAGTTGTGAAAGAAGAAATATTATAATCGATCCCTGCACGACTTAACGCGTATTCATCATACCTGGACTTTTTACCTAGCGGTGTATTAATAATCATCTGGACTTCGCCATTAATGATTCGATCCACGATATTGGGTCTACCCTCCCCTACCTTAAAAACAAATATTCCATTGATACCAGCTCGTTCTAAGGCCTTTAGAGTTCCGGATGTAGCATAAATTCCAAATCCTAGTTTTTGTAAGTCTTTTGAAATGGGTATTATCTTCTCTTTGTCATTATCATTTACGCTTATAAACACATTGCCAAATAGTGGCAAACCTGCCTGTGTTGCCATTTGAGCTTTAGCAAAAGCTTCTCCAAAGCTCTCCCCAAGTCCCATTACTTCTCCGGTCGATTTCATCTCTGGCCCTAAAAAAGAAGGTGTTCCCGAAAACTTATTAAAGGGAAAAACGACACATTTTACAGAATGATATTTGGCAATTGGGTCTTCTTTGATTTGTAGATCATCAAGAGTTTTACCGATTATTAGTTTTGCTGCGATTTTTGCCATTGGAAAATTTATTGATTTACTCACAAATGGAACTGTTCGAGATGCTCGGGGATTAACTTCGAGGACATAAATGAGACCATCCTTTATTGCAAACTGTAAATTCACCAAGCCAATCACATTTAAGGCGAGAGCTATTTTACGGGTTTGCTTCTTAATTTCAGCAATTTGATCATCGGTTATCCAATACGGTGGCATAACACACGAGCTATCACCTGAATGTATTCCGGCTTCTTCGATATGTTGCATAACCCCACCGATTATTACCTGGTTTCCATCACATAATGCCTCCACATCTACCTCAAAAGCATCTTCAAGAAACCGATCGATAAGAATCGGATGTTCTTTTGATATTTTGAGGGCATTTACCATATAAGTTTCAAGAGATTTTCGATCATAAACGATTTCCATTCCTCTGCCACCTAATACGTAGGATGGACGTATTAGTAATGGATAGCCAATCTCATTCGCAATTTTCAAAGCTTCCTTTGTTGTATTCGCTGTTCCATTTTCAGGTTGGCGGATTTCGAGTTTATTAAGCAAACAGCCAAATCGCTTTCTATCTTCGGCGAGGTCTATATTGTTTGGTGAAGTTCCCAATATCTTCACTCCTGCCTTTTCGAGCGGTATAGCCAACTTCAAAGGCATCTGCCCCCCAAATTGAACAATCACTCCATCCGGTTGTTCAAGCTCTACAATGTTCATTACATGCTCAAATGTTATGGGCTCAAAATAAAGGCGATCAGAAGTATCGTAGTCAGTACTTACAGTTTCTGGATTACAATTAACCATTATGGCTTCATACCCCTCTTCTTTCAAAGCTTGAACAGCGTGAACGGAGCAATAATCAAACTCGATTCCCTGTCCAATACGATTCGGACCACTCCCCAAAATAATTATTTTTTTTCGCTTACTCGGAATTGCTTCGTTTTCCTGATCATAAGTAGAATAGTAATAAGGAGTTTCAGCCACAAATTCAGCAGCACAAGTATCTACTGTTTTGAATGATGCCGTAACCCCTAAATCTTTCCGTAAATTGTATACAGTTGCTTCATCCACATCAAGTAAACCTGCCAGCTGAGCATCGGATATCCCGTTCTTCTTTACAGAACGTAATTGTTGTGGTGACACTTGATCAAGTTTTCCACGGTAGTTTGTTATCTCTTTTTCAATATCTATAATTTCATTAATTTGATTCAGAAACCAACGATCTATTCCTGTGATTGAGTATAATTCATCATATGAATATCCTAATCTTAAAGCCAAAGCTAAATAATATAATCTACGATCAGTCGGGTACTTGAGATTATTTACCAAAATCTCTCTAAGTTCTGTATTCTTTTCATTGGCATCTTCCAGTTCATCCATTGAACCATTAGAATCCCAGAGTAATAAATCGGTATCTAAAGAGCTAATAGCTTTGCCTAATGCTTCTTTAAAACTTCGACCAATAGACATCACTTCACCAACTGACTTCATTTGGGTACCAAGGGTCGTATCTACTCCTGGAAATTTTTCAAAATCCCAGCGTGGTATTTTAACTACCACATAATCCAGTGTGGGTTCAAAGCAAGCAGGCGTTTTTTTTGTAATGTCATTTGGAATCTCATCAAGGCTAAGCCCAACTGACAATTTGGCTGCAATTTTGGCAATAGGAAAACCGGTTGCTTTAGAAGCTAAAGCCGAGCTTCTCGAAACCCGTGGATTCATTTCAATGACTACCATTTTACCTGTATCCGGGTGAACAGCGAACTGGATGTTGGACCCTCCGGTTTCCACACCAATGGCACGAATAATATCAATTGATGCATTACGTAGTAATTGATATTCCTTATCTGTTAATGTTTGAGCTGGTGCTACAGTTATACTATCTCCAGTATGAATTCCCATTGGATCTAAGTTTTCTATAGAACAAATAATGACTACGTTATCCTTGCAATCACGCATCACTTCTAATTCAAATTCTTTCCATCCAATAACTGATTCTTCGATCAAAACTTCTGATATCGGACTATTATGAAGACCCCATGAAACTTGGTTTTCAAACTCTTTTTTATTGTAAACAACACTTCCTCCGGTACCTCCAAGAGTAAAAGAAGGGCGGATAATCATTGGAAATTGAATGATCTCGAGTAATTCATGAGCTTCATGAATTGATCGGGCAAATCCACCCAAAGGAGTTTCATAACCAATTTGTTCTATGACTTTTTTAAACAGCTCTCTGTCTTCAGCTTTTTGAATTGCATCCAATTTTGCACCAATTAACTCCACACCCATTTCATCTAAAAAACCACACTCTGCCAAATCCACAGCAATATTTAAACCTGTTTGGCCTCCCATAGTAGGTAGTAGTGCATCTGGTTTTTCTTTAAGAATTATTTTTTTGACAAAATCCGGAGTAATTGGTTCTATGTAGGTCCTATGAGCCAACTCCGGATCAGTCATAATAGTGGCAGGATTACTGTTTACTAAAACTACTTCATATCCTTCATCTCGTAAGGCTTTACATGCTTGAGTGCCTGAATAGTCAAATTCACAGGCTTGCCCAATTACTATTGGTCCGGATCCCACAATGAGTATCTTATTAATATCAGTTCGTTTAGGCATAAATAGGAGTGTGTTCTTTGTGCTGTTTAACCATGTCGTAAAATTGTCCGAATAAATATCGTGAATCATGAGGTCCCGGACCTGATTCAGGATGATATTGAACAGCAAAGAGCGGATATTTTAAATGCCGGAATCCTTCGAGGGTACCGTCATTAAGATTCAGATGAGTTACTTTGATTTCCAATTCATTGAAAGATTGAGAATCTATTGCGAATCCATGGTTTTGGGAAGTGATTTCCACTTTTCCAGTCTCTAAGTTTTTTACCGGATGATTTACACCATGATGACCAAATTTCATCTTAAAGGACTTGCCTTTCAATGCTATGCCAAGTAGTTGATGTCCAAGACATATACCCATGATAGGATATTTCCCTATTAGGCAAGAAATTGTCTCAATTGCATTCGTAATCGGTTCAGGATCACCTGGCCCATTGGATAAAAAAATCGCATCCGGATCAAAGGCTGAAAGCTCATCAAATGTTGTATTCGACGGGAAGACTGATATATCAAACCCGATCGTATATAAAACTCGAAGAATATTCCATTTTACCCCAAAATCCAAAACTGCAACACGATATCTTTTTGAATTCCGTTTTCTTAGGAATTGTTGAATTTCATAATTGTTAACTTCAGGTTCCCATTCATATCGAGAACGGGTACTTACAGTACTTACCAAGTTTCTGCCAATCATATCCGGTGCCATTTCAATTTTTTGGGCAAGTGATTTCGAATCAAAATCATAAGTTGAAATAATGCCCTTCATGGATCCTTCGTCTCTGAGCATTCTGGTAATGGCCCTGGTATCTACATCTTCGATTGCTACGATTTGATAACGTCGTAAGAAATCACTTAAACCTATTTGTCCGCGCCAACTTGAAAATAACTTTGAGGATTCGTATACTATTAAACCCTCTAAAAACGGGTTTCTTGACTCATAATCTTGAAGATTTATACCATAATTACCAATATGAGGATAGGTCATAGTAACAATTTGACCACAATAAGAAGGATCTGTTAATATTTCCTGGTATCCGGCCATTCCTGTATTAAATACCACTTCGCCAATAACTTCACCATGGTTTCCACAGGAAATCCCCTCAAAAATCCGTCCGTTTTCAAATTGTAGTATTGAATTCATTCTAAATAGAAAATATTTTTTTTACTAATAATAGGTGTTCTCAATATTTTCTTCAAGTAAATATTTATCAACATGCAAGGAACAATTAATTTCAAGAGATTTTGCTTGTTGAATCTATAAAATTAAGATTTAGCCTTGATTTGAAACGGCAATGATTGAGCGCATCTGGTCTTTTAATTCTTCGATAGATATACTTTGGGTTAAATCGATCTCAAAAATTTGATAGCGGCCGTTTCTATCAGAGTAGAAGGCAACTCTCTTTCCATCAGGTGAATAACTTGGAGACAGATCTTTTGCACTATCGTTTGTTAATCTTTTTAAATTCTCCGTTCGTAAGTCAAGTTCATAGATATCATAGTTATTTGTTACTCGACTAAAAAATACAACCTTATTTCCATCTGGCGAATATTTTGGCGCTCCGAAGTCCATGTTATGTGATGTAAGCCGAGATACACTACCCCCATCAATATTGGCATCGAATAATGAATAATTCACATCGCTATTGGCTGTAAATAGAAATCGATCTTTGTTTGACTGAACACATGGAAAGCTATAATCATAATCTTGAAGCATAAGTGATTGAGTTTGATTTAATTTTATGTTATGACTGAATATCTTGCTTCGATAATTTCCTTGTATTTCTCTATCGGATACGAATAATATAGTATTGCCACTTTGAGTAGGAGCTGGATTCCAGTCATCCGCCGGATGTACAATAATTGGATTTTCCGTTTTATCATTCAAGTTATAAGAATAAATATCTCTTTTACTTCCTGATTCATTTTGCTGTCTTGTAAATAATATAGTGTTGTTTTCAGCAAAGACCGGGGATTCATCATTCAGAGAATTTGTAATCAATTCAACAGCTTCTCCGGAATTGAGATCAACAATGTGTATATCCCAGTTTTGATTTTTGTTAGATTGCAAAACAATTCTTTTCCCGGATTTGTCATACATGGGATTAGCATTATCAAAATTTCCATAAGTTAATTGTTTAAGCAAGTATCTTAATCCTGTGGCTTCAGCAACCTTATCTAACCATTTTTCAGTGTTTTCTGCAGATAACAAAATCAGAAATTCTTCATATGCTGCTGTTATGTTATTTCTATTAAAATTTAATTCTCCCTTGAAATACCTGGCTTCTTGATAATTAGGGTTTATACCGAGGGCAGAATCTGCATAAGAGAGAGCCATCTCTTCATTCCCCCTTAAATAATATGACTGTGCTAATTCAAAATATGCTTCATAATTATCAGGATTATTGGATATCTCCTTATCCAATTTTATAAAGTTTTTGTCATCTATTCCATTATTTACTGTGGCGATTTCTTTGGATCCGGTACATCCAAATAGTATTAATATTGACAAAAAGCAAAGCAACTTTTTCATAAATCCTCCAACCGGTGATATCTAAAGATTATTCGGCTTTAATTGATCTTACTAATAATGAATTTGCACTCAAAAATTCTAAGCCTCTAAGATTATCGGCTAAACTTCCGATAAAATAATAGTTCGAGATATTTTTACATGCTATAAATGCAGTTTATTGTGATATCATGATAAAAAAACGACTAAGTGGACAAAAATAAGTCACTTATAATACTATTAAATAGAAAATCGATTATTGTTTGGAGCAAGGATTAGCCCGGTTAATTGTGGCACATTATTTGCACATAATATTTTGAGAGATTTATGAAAAAGCAAAACCATTCAGATAAATATATTTTGGAACCAGAATTGAAAAAAGATGAAATCAAAAATTCACAAGATAATCAAGACAAGAATAGAATTGAGATTGATACACAAGAAATAGATGAAGGTAAAGAAGAGCTAGAATTCAGCGCAAAGACAACTAATGCCATAGCCCCGGATAAAGTCAATTATCGCTCTTATAAAGTAAGCAAACGTATGAGTCAAAGAGAATAGAGGTAATTATGGATAATTTAATTCTAAAATTTCGATTATTCTACTTTCGAACAAGTTTTAGGAAATTGAGAAAACGGCTTATAGCTCACTTAAGTAAAAGCCAAATAAAAAGTTCCTCCATAAAATCACCATCTTTTTAGTAAATTCAAAGTTCGATTTTAATTCTATTTAACTGACTCAAGTTGAGTCAAATTTACTAATTGATATTTTGTTCGATACTTTCTGTCAATCAACCTTCCCAATTTTTGCGCTTCTTCATTTGAATCAAATTTCCCCACACAAACGACATAGTATTTTTTATTGCTAACGAATTTTATATAAATATCAGCGTCATAACCTTTATTTACTAAAAATTGTTTTTGGATACGAGCATTGTTGAGGGTAGAGAAAGCATCGGTTTGTACTGAATAAATAGCTTTGCGATTACTTTTTTTGTCCTCAGTTGAATTAGACTTATCATCATTTAATGTTAATTGGATAGTTTTATTTAGCTTTGAATGCGGGTACTTTTTCTGGAATTTCATTATAGTAGATTTAGCTGAATCTGCAGACCCTATTGCCAGCCAGCATCTTGAAACGTAATACAAACCACGTTCCCCATAGTCAGTCTTTGAATACTTTCTATCCAAAAACAAAAAAGTTTCTCGGGCTGAGTTATATAACCCTGTTGCAAATTTAAATAGCGCTATTCGCTCAATTATAGCTGGAATTTCCTTAGAATTAGGATTTTGTTGGACTATTTTTTTGAAACGGTCAACCGCATTTCCTCCTTCTTTATCAAAAAGAGCTTCGATGAATCTCATACCAACGTCGGAAGAGGTATCCAAATTCTTTTGATTCAGCCTGTTTTCCAATTCCTCAATTTCTTTTTCTTCATATAACCGCAACTCGGATTGTGCGAACAATTTCATATTAAAGGAGGATAATAAAAGAAATACACTAATTAATGTTAATAATTTCAATCTCAAAATACTTCTCTCAAATAATAATCTTCCCAATTAAATTAATTAAACTTGATCTATTCATAAACCTTATCACTGTCATCCAGTAGGGATCTATTTTACAACTAATTTATACTTACGATTTTACTATTTCCTTTTTATGGAAATAGATTCATCCTGAATGACAATTAGGAAATTTTAAGCTTAAAACTATAATTCATGAATTATCCAGGTTAACTATTTGTTATTATTTTATTTAGTTCAATTTGTTGTTGTTTATATGTTAAAGATTATCCTGTATATCCTGTCTAAGACCTATTTTCCAAATACCAATCAACCAATTTTCTCGCAATCCCAGCCCTGGAGGGTAGATTCGGCAATTTCTCTTTCGCATACCAACCGGCATCTTCTATCTCATTTTGATCGATGGAAATTTCACCGCTTGCATAATCGGCAATGAAGGCAATCATTAGAGTGTGGGGATAAGGCCAGGGTTGATTGCCAAAATACCTGATCTTCTCTACTTCAATATTCACTTCTTCCCGAACCTCTCTTTTCACACATTCTTCAAGGGTTTCGCCCGGTTCCACAAATCCTGCGATAACACTATACCAGCCGGGTTTCCAATGGGGAGAACGGGCGAGGAGGACTTCTTTTCCTTTGATCACAGCAACGATAATACAAGGTGAAACAGCAGGATAATCCACTAATTTACACTTCGGACAAACTTTGACTCGTTCATCGGACTTGGTTTCCATCGGCGCGCCACATCGACCACAATACTGGTGGTTTTGATCCCAGGTCACAATTTGAGCAGCAAGCCCCGCAACAGCATACAGCTCTTCACTTAAAAGTTCGAATAATCCTCTTAATGCCCTCAGTACCAGTCCACTAAGGAAAACCTGATTATCCGCCAATTCACCCGAGTAGCAATGCGTTTCATCCAGGGTTCCAAGGTACTGATGCCTGACAACATTTAGATTTAATTTCGATAGATGCCGAGCACACGGAATGGCAATGATATCGTTTTTGAAATTTACCAATAATTTGTTGTTATTAAAAAGAAACCACAGG
It encodes the following:
- the carB gene encoding carbamoyl-phosphate synthase large subunit, producing MPKRTDINKILIVGSGPIVIGQACEFDYSGTQACKALRDEGYEVVLVNSNPATIMTDPELAHRTYIEPITPDFVKKIILKEKPDALLPTMGGQTGLNIAVDLAECGFLDEMGVELIGAKLDAIQKAEDRELFKKVIEQIGYETPLGGFARSIHEAHELLEIIQFPMIIRPSFTLGGTGGSVVYNKKEFENQVSWGLHNSPISEVLIEESVIGWKEFELEVMRDCKDNVVIICSIENLDPMGIHTGDSITVAPAQTLTDKEYQLLRNASIDIIRAIGVETGGSNIQFAVHPDTGKMVVIEMNPRVSRSSALASKATGFPIAKIAAKLSVGLSLDEIPNDITKKTPACFEPTLDYVVVKIPRWDFEKFPGVDTTLGTQMKSVGEVMSIGRSFKEALGKAISSLDTDLLLWDSNGSMDELEDANEKNTELREILVNNLKYPTDRRLYYLALALRLGYSYDELYSITGIDRWFLNQINEIIDIEKEITNYRGKLDQVSPQQLRSVKKNGISDAQLAGLLDVDEATVYNLRKDLGVTASFKTVDTCAAEFVAETPYYYSTYDQENEAIPSKRKKIIILGSGPNRIGQGIEFDYCSVHAVQALKEEGYEAIMVNCNPETVSTDYDTSDRLYFEPITFEHVMNIVELEQPDGVIVQFGGQMPLKLAIPLEKAGVKILGTSPNNIDLAEDRKRFGCLLNKLEIRQPENGTANTTKEALKIANEIGYPLLIRPSYVLGGRGMEIVYDRKSLETYMVNALKISKEHPILIDRFLEDAFEVDVEALCDGNQVIIGGVMQHIEEAGIHSGDSSCVMPPYWITDDQIAEIKKQTRKIALALNVIGLVNLQFAIKDGLIYVLEVNPRASRTVPFVSKSINFPMAKIAAKLIIGKTLDDLQIKEDPIAKYHSVKCVVFPFNKFSGTPSFLGPEMKSTGEVMGLGESFGEAFAKAQMATQAGLPLFGNVFISVNDNDKEKIIPISKDLQKLGFGIYATSGTLKALERAGINGIFVFKVGEGRPNIVDRIINGEVQMIINTPLGKKSRYDEYALSRAGIDYNISSFTTLSAANAVVEGITALKQSDFNVKSLQEYFAV
- the carA gene encoding glutamine-hydrolyzing carbamoyl-phosphate synthase small subunit, yielding MNSILQFENGRIFEGISCGNHGEVIGEVVFNTGMAGYQEILTDPSYCGQIVTMTYPHIGNYGINLQDYESRNPFLEGLIVYESSKLFSSWRGQIGLSDFLRRYQIVAIEDVDTRAITRMLRDEGSMKGIISTYDFDSKSLAQKIEMAPDMIGRNLVSTVSTRSRYEWEPEVNNYEIQQFLRKRNSKRYRVAVLDFGVKWNILRVLYTIGFDISVFPSNTTFDELSAFDPDAIFLSNGPGDPEPITNAIETISCLIGKYPIMGICLGHQLLGIALKGKSFKMKFGHHGVNHPVKNLETGKVEITSQNHGFAIDSQSFNELEIKVTHLNLNDGTLEGFRHLKYPLFAVQYHPESGPGPHDSRYLFGQFYDMVKQHKEHTPIYA
- a CDS encoding PD40 domain-containing protein, giving the protein MKKLLCFLSILILFGCTGSKEIATVNNGIDDKNFIKLDKEISNNPDNYEAYFELAQSYYLRGNEEMALSYADSALGINPNYQEARYFKGELNFNRNNITAAYEEFLILLSAENTEKWLDKVAEATGLRYLLKQLTYGNFDNANPMYDKSGKRIVLQSNKNQNWDIHIVDLNSGEAVELITNSLNDESPVFAENNTILFTRQQNESGSKRDIYSYNLNDKTENPIIVHPADDWNPAPTQSGNTILFVSDREIQGNYRSKIFSHNIKLNQTQSLMLQDYDYSFPCVQSNKDRFLFTANSDVNYSLFDANIDGGSVSRLTSHNMDFGAPKYSPDGNKVVFFSRVTNNYDIYELDLRTENLKRLTNDSAKDLSPSYSPDGKRVAFYSDRNGRYQIFEIDLTQSISIEELKDQMRSIIAVSNQG
- a CDS encoding SPOR domain-containing protein yields the protein MKLLTLISVFLLLSSFNMKLFAQSELRLYEEKEIEELENRLNQKNLDTSSDVGMRFIEALFDKEGGNAVDRFKKIVQQNPNSKEIPAIIERIALFKFATGLYNSARETFLFLDRKYSKTDYGERGLYYVSRCWLAIGSADSAKSTIMKFQKKYPHSKLNKTIQLTLNDDKSNSTEDKKSNRKAIYSVQTDAFSTLNNARIQKQFLVNKGYDADIYIKFVSNKKYYVVCVGKFDSNEEAQKLGRLIDRKYRTKYQLVNLTQLESVK
- the nudC gene encoding NAD(+) diphosphatase, which gives rise to MPFNPAITPPIVNTNPSLWFLFNNNKLLVNFKNDIIAIPCARHLSKLNLNVVRHQYLGTLDETHCYSGELADNQVFLSGLVLRALRGLFELLSEELYAVAGLAAQIVTWDQNHQYCGRCGAPMETKSDERVKVCPKCKLVDYPAVSPCIIVAVIKGKEVLLARSPHWKPGWYSVIAGFVEPGETLEECVKREVREEVNIEVEKIRYFGNQPWPYPHTLMIAFIADYASGEISIDQNEIEDAGWYAKEKLPNLPSRAGIARKLVDWYLENRS